One genomic segment of Arthrobacter sp. JZ12 includes these proteins:
- a CDS encoding ABC transporter permease, whose product MTRTSSTAAGAHGSSRSKGTAAKNNHPSMLRMLLRDKFASAGAIILLIVLATAVFGPMLMGELATRQNLLFANKAPFDPANGWEYLLGSDSLGRSVLARLVVATQTTLLVAIPAVAIALLIGSLWGIWAGYHRGWRENVSMRIADVIMSFPSLLLAVVVLYVFNPSIANIVLILALTRIPIYLRTARAESAELQSRTFVDAARTFGAKPNAIIRRHVVPVVTPTLLTLATLEFCYVMLAESSLSFLGIGIQPPDVSWGLMVAQGRQYLQTAWWLSIFPGLAIVITAIAANMLAAWLRIATDPGQRWRLALPGRKKFVTRLAAKESK is encoded by the coding sequence ATGACTCGAACCTCTAGCACCGCAGCCGGGGCCCACGGAAGTTCCAGGAGCAAGGGCACCGCCGCCAAGAACAACCACCCGAGCATGCTGCGCATGCTGCTCCGCGACAAGTTCGCCTCAGCGGGAGCGATCATCCTGCTCATTGTGCTGGCAACCGCTGTTTTCGGGCCGATGCTGATGGGGGAACTGGCAACGCGCCAGAACCTGCTGTTCGCAAACAAGGCCCCGTTCGACCCAGCCAACGGCTGGGAGTATCTCCTCGGTTCGGATTCACTGGGCCGGTCGGTTCTGGCGCGGCTCGTTGTCGCCACCCAAACCACGCTCCTGGTTGCCATCCCCGCTGTGGCGATTGCCCTTCTGATCGGTTCCCTGTGGGGAATCTGGGCCGGCTACCACCGCGGCTGGCGCGAGAACGTCTCGATGCGCATCGCCGACGTGATCATGAGCTTCCCCTCCCTGCTGCTCGCCGTCGTCGTGCTGTATGTCTTCAACCCCTCGATCGCGAACATCGTGCTCATTCTCGCCCTGACCCGTATCCCGATCTACCTCAGGACGGCACGGGCCGAGTCAGCCGAGCTGCAAAGCCGCACCTTCGTGGACGCGGCCCGCACCTTCGGCGCCAAGCCCAACGCGATCATCCGTCGCCACGTGGTCCCGGTGGTTACGCCCACCCTGCTCACGCTGGCCACCCTCGAGTTCTGCTATGTGATGCTCGCCGAGTCCTCGCTGTCCTTCCTCGGGATCGGTATCCAGCCGCCGGATGTCTCCTGGGGCCTCATGGTGGCCCAGGGACGGCAGTACCTGCAGACCGCCTGGTGGCTGTCCATCTTCCCGGGCCTCGCCATCGTGATCACGGCGATCGCAGCGAACATGCTCGCCGCCTGGCTGCGCATCGCGACCGATCCCGGACAGCGCTGGCGCCTCGCCCTCCCGGGCCGCAAAAAATTTGTGACCCGCCTTGCTGCCAAGGAGTCAAAGTGA
- a CDS encoding ABC transporter permease, whose product MLTYLRKRIVSSALPLVVVVIGVFALARMTGNPASLYLPLNATEQMREDFATRNGLDQPLLVQMADYFGGVLQLDFGTSLRTGESAAAMALRAFPATLQLALTTMILAIVLAVIVGSWAALKPNGIADRIASFVSMAAASIPDFWLAIVGIWIFAISLGWLPTSGVVGAEAWILPIATLVMRPFGALVQVVRGAMVSALSEPYIKLARSKGASQKRVVTRHALRNAAAPALTVAGDLMVGLVNGAVVVETIFGWPGIGKLMIDSILQRDFAVLQAAVLLTAIAIFVLNILIDLAYALLDPRVRPASASARRKKAPARPAAPADPTPTATAQA is encoded by the coding sequence ATGCTGACCTATCTGCGGAAACGTATCGTTTCCAGCGCATTGCCGCTGGTTGTAGTTGTGATCGGAGTCTTCGCGCTGGCAAGGATGACCGGTAACCCGGCCAGCCTGTATCTGCCGTTGAACGCCACCGAGCAGATGCGCGAGGACTTCGCAACGCGAAACGGCCTGGACCAGCCTCTGCTGGTGCAGATGGCCGACTACTTCGGCGGCGTGCTGCAGCTGGATTTCGGCACCTCTCTCCGGACGGGAGAGTCCGCGGCGGCAATGGCGCTGCGGGCTTTCCCGGCCACCCTTCAGCTGGCTCTCACCACAATGATTTTGGCCATCGTCCTGGCGGTCATTGTGGGAAGCTGGGCGGCCCTGAAGCCCAACGGGATCGCGGACCGGATCGCCAGCTTCGTGTCGATGGCAGCGGCCTCCATCCCGGACTTCTGGCTCGCCATCGTCGGCATCTGGATCTTCGCGATCTCCCTCGGCTGGCTGCCGACCTCCGGCGTCGTCGGAGCCGAGGCATGGATACTGCCCATAGCCACCCTGGTGATGCGGCCCTTCGGGGCGCTGGTCCAGGTGGTGCGCGGGGCAATGGTGTCCGCACTGTCCGAGCCCTACATCAAGCTCGCCCGCAGCAAGGGCGCGTCGCAGAAGCGGGTTGTCACCCGGCACGCGCTACGCAACGCGGCAGCTCCGGCCCTCACCGTTGCCGGTGACCTCATGGTGGGGCTCGTCAACGGCGCGGTCGTCGTCGAGACCATCTTCGGTTGGCCGGGAATCGGAAAGCTGATGATCGACTCCATCCTGCAGCGCGACTTCGCGGTTCTCCAGGCCGCCGTACTGCTGACCGCAATCGCCATCTTCGTGCTGAACATCCTGATCGACCTTGCCTACGCATTGCTTGACCCGCGGGTTCGGCCGGCAAGCGCCTCAGCCCGACGGAAGAAGGCACCCGCCCGGCCGGCTGCTCCCGCCGACCCCACGCCTACCGCGACAGCCCAGGCATAG